The Toxotes jaculatrix isolate fToxJac2 chromosome 17, fToxJac2.pri, whole genome shotgun sequence genomic interval AGCAGTGTATGTTTATCTATGTGCTCCACTGATTGTGGcactgtttacagtttaaatcAAACTCGTTGGATCCTCAGATGTTTTTTAACCTGTTGTCTCTTTGCATGTACTTGTCCTGAAAGCTCGGCTGATGTGTGTTAAGGTTTGCTGCCTCACAATAACAACTGACAAAGGGTCGAGATTTATCTACTTCACAGTACAGCTCGCATTGGCTTATTGACTGTCATCAAACTCCATCTTTCCTCTTTCCCCACTGTTAGAAACAGCAGCATCCTCGCTGTAGTTTTGATTTTCAGGCTGTGTATCTAATCAAAAACAGCCCAGGGGCAGCATGTGGAGCATCCACAGTAAAGCGTGTGATTCACCTCTGAGATTACAGATGCACCAACATGTGGCTCCTCTAAATTTAGAAAGGCCTCTTCAGAAAACACCAGCCATTTTTATCAACACGCAGCCTGACAAGAAAGCCTCGATGTGATCTGCTAATCTTGTGACAAATTACTTGATTGCTCTGCTTTGTCATTCTGGTCTTTTCGTTGGATTAGAGGCGATTGCTACTTCATGGCAGCTCTGCTTCATACCAAGACAACCGGTGACAAAGCAACACTGCGTAAGATCTATGTTTGTACAAACCTGtgcatgcaaaacaaaaataatccaCACATAtgagctgtttgttttccataaaTATCTGAGGCTGAGAAATGATGTGCATTACAGCGACTCAAAAGTCACGAACGTAAAAATGTGATTATAGAAAATGTATCCCAAGACGTCGTCATACAGACCTCTGCACCTGAAGAATATTCATTACATCCCTGTTTCCCACCCTGAATGAGGCGAGGCAGAACATACATTATCTGTCGCTCACACAAACATTACTTATACATACTGATGCGAGGACTTCGCAGCGCACggcaaaaaaacatgttcttttgttttgtgggacaaaaaaaaagcaaaaggtaATACTATTTCCATTATAAACGTAATAAATCCACCGCATTGCAAAGTAATAACTGTCAGAGAAACGTATTACTGTCGAGACCTATAAAGCCTGAGGAAAAGCTGGACTGTTGtgttatttattcttttatactTTCAACTGGTAAATCAATGCGGTACAGTTGTAAACAAAGACTCACCACATCTACGAGcttttgtcaaaaacaaaatgaaagcaaaggtAACAATTTGGATCAATGGCAATAATTTATTGAGACATGGAAATCACACACTGATATATATTTCCCTCCTTGGTTCCTGCGTGGAGGctgtggagcagcaggacacagatGTGCCACCTACTGGTTGTTTTTGTTAGAAACTCCTGATCAGACTGGAGAATAATTATCCAACAGGTGATTGATTTATACTTCTGTGTATGAAGCACAAGTGTTTAAGCATATTTCTCTAAATTTAAGGCCCACCATGAACTTATTTCAAGCCCTGAGCAAGACCGCAACAATGCACAACTCCAAAGAGCCAAGACCAAGCTGAGCTTGTGTTGTGAAGTTGCAGTGTCTGGGATAATTTGGTCTCTGTGGCGTCTTCGACACAGACTCCCTCCATTCTTGTCTGGTCcgtcctgctgcagtgtgtgtgcagtccaTTCAGCCTGGCGTCCCTGAGCCTCAGTGTCTTTTGTTCTGATTGGACCGCTGTTGGTCCTGATACTCTTTGGAGTCCTCCCAAGGACGAGGACCACGGATGTTCTTCCACTCGTCCAATTTCAAGTCCTTTATCCTCTGCAGAGAAAGAgcgagggaggaaaaaaaacaacaggacatGAGGTTTAAACTTCAGGATGTAGATAATTAAACATTCAAACCAGATGAAGATTTAAGTGTCTGAAAACTGTACAGGATTTTTCAAGTATCATGTGCAAAACGTTTTCATAACACATTACTTCAAAGGCAATTAGGGATTCCTTTTTGAGTTTACTTGATTTACTTCGAAATGGCCAGATGTGTAAAATTCTGACCATCTGTTATGTCACGCAAGTGAGGAGAGACAAGAATTAAGGTTCCAGTGTGCTTCTTCAGAAATGCTTGTCAGATGGTGGAATAGATTTTCACTCTGCCTTTTACTTAATTTTACTAGAATGACTGTTTTTGTTAGAATGAAAAATCtctaaaactgtatttaaatcaACATCTGaggattattttatttaaatgagaagCATCCTGAGCTCTTACAGACAGAGTGACCCATCACAGCTGATCAATGGGACAGTGAATTCTGGGGCACTCTGTAATATTCACTGCTGTGATGACAACAGGTTGCTGTGCATGACACATACAAACACCTGGTATCACATGACCAAAGCCCTGTATTCACATCGTACAAGATCCATTAGCTGAAGAAGACCAAAGACTACAGCAAAAAGCCTCGGGAATAGCTCAGTAAGTGAACCCTGTGTTTACACCTTTCATCACAGAACCAAAAATTTGCAATTTGATGACGCGTTACAAAAGCACATATTGTTTACAAGCTTGACTTTCCTGCAGACAAACCACGCTGCTTAGTTTCTTTCATCTACTCTGCCCCTCGAGCTCTCAAACTGTCTCTCCTTACCTCGTACTCCTCCTCCAGTATGACTGGCTGCCTCTCAATGTTCACTTTGGCCTCCAGCGAAGGATCCAGCTGAgagagaacagtgaaaaaatatttttaaacgCATATGGAGCTTTCTGGCAGAGACAagtttacaacaacaaaaagaaaaaaatgaaaacaaagaagaaaggcGAATTTTGTCTGAGCGGCGAATTTGGTGGGTGGCAAATTTAAAAATCTGTGCTGTTAGAGAAATTACAAATAACAAAACACGATCAGAGAGATCTGTATGGTTTCAACTTTCAACTGAAGCAGTGAGACGCTTCTTTAGGCagcatcttcccctcctcaCCTTTGTGTATTATTTCTTTAATGTATGAATGATGACATGCTGAAGAGGTGAAGAAGTTTTCTTCCATAACTGTGTGGGGGAAACATAAGAACTGAAGCCTTTTTCTCACCAGTGTCAAAGTCAGGCCTCTCCAAACCTACAGGATCTAATTAACCCCGTTTTTACTCTGTAAATTATTCTTCTTGATTTGGCTAAATATCACCGGGTTTaatgaaaatgaggaaaaaaaaaaaaaaaaaaacctatgtTGGGGGTTTCGGGAGAGGACATTGAGTCCGACAGAGCCATCTGGGGTTTACAATTCAAACTGATTTTGCCTGAGAACAGGACTGAAATGAATCCCAATCCAGAATCATTACTTTTAATGAGTTCTAACATTTCATAGAAATAATGCCACAGTTACTAGGGTGACTTATGAGTTTCATAATTCCATGATTGATTTTTAATTAGACCTATAATActacagcaaaataaataatatatggAATATTTAACAGCC includes:
- the LOC121197803 gene encoding cytochrome c oxidase assembly protein COX16 homolog, mitochondrial, with the translated sequence MFNIKALRRNKTVKYGVPMLLLVVGGSFGLREFAQIRYDSLKIKRKLDPSLEAKVNIERQPVILEEEYERIKDLKLDEWKNIRGPRPWEDSKEYQDQQRSNQNKRH